From one Sulfurimonas sp. HSL-3221 genomic stretch:
- the gatC gene encoding Asp-tRNA(Asn)/Glu-tRNA(Gln) amidotransferase subunit GatC encodes MQIDDALLSRLEKLSMLKIDEAHREEVIGQLSEIVSFVDNLSALDTTDVPDTFAMTANATQLRKDVPNCDTAVNDDILAHAPHSDEHFFIVPKIIE; translated from the coding sequence ATGCAAATCGACGACGCCCTGTTAAGCCGTCTGGAAAAACTCTCAATGCTCAAAATCGATGAGGCCCATCGCGAGGAAGTGATCGGCCAGCTCAGCGAGATCGTCTCATTTGTCGACAATCTTAGCGCGCTTGACACAACAGACGTTCCCGACACCTTCGCCATGACCGCGAATGCGACGCAACTGCGCAAAGATGTTCCCAACTGTGACACCGCCGTCAACGACGACATCCTGGCGCACGCTCCGCACAGCGACGAGCACTTCTTTATCGTTCCGAAGATTATCGAATGA
- a CDS encoding arsenate reductase family protein, producing the protein MITVYGIKNCDSVKKALAFFKKHAIDYTFVDFKTDPVGESDVGRWLSQGAEMQQLFNTRGTTYRTLKLKELNLDDAGKRTWLTKENLLIKRPVVETGNHVIIGFNEPLYEGEFLS; encoded by the coding sequence ATGATCACGGTCTACGGCATCAAAAACTGCGACAGCGTCAAAAAGGCCCTCGCCTTTTTCAAAAAGCACGCCATCGACTACACCTTCGTGGATTTCAAAACGGATCCCGTCGGCGAATCGGACGTCGGCCGCTGGCTGTCGCAGGGTGCCGAAATGCAGCAGCTTTTCAACACCCGGGGCACGACTTACCGCACCCTGAAACTCAAAGAGCTGAACCTGGATGATGCCGGGAAACGCACCTGGCTCACCAAAGAAAACCTGTTAATAAAACGCCCTGTTGTCGAAACCGGAAATCATGTTATAATCGGTTTCAATGAACCCCTCTACGAAGGAGAATTTCTCTCATGA
- a CDS encoding type IV pilus twitching motility protein PilT, giving the protein MSQTLDIRKLLKSVVAYNASDLHLVSRSEPQIRIDGRLVALNLPILDGKTIEDMSYSLLTEKQKKEFEEHNELDFAILLPEVGRFRANYYKTMGDIACAFRIIPIEIPSLDDLNAKPIFKKIIKREKGLILVTGPTGSGKSTTLAAMLNEINETENRHIISVEDPVEFVHQNKQCLFSHRNVGTDTANFANALKYAMREDPDVILVGEMRDKETIAAALTAAETGHLVFGTLHTNSAPQTINRIIDVFSGDEQPQIRAQLSTSIIAIIAQALLPRLGGGRVAAQELMINIPAIANLIREDKVHQLYSQMQLNQQETGMVTQTQELFDLVRKRVVSKQDAIQWSNRPDELIKALDAAAL; this is encoded by the coding sequence ATGAGTCAGACCCTGGATATCCGTAAACTGTTAAAGAGCGTCGTTGCCTACAATGCATCGGACCTTCACCTCGTTTCCCGTTCCGAACCGCAGATCCGTATCGACGGGCGCCTTGTCGCACTGAACCTGCCCATCCTCGACGGCAAAACAATTGAGGACATGTCCTACTCCCTGCTGACCGAGAAACAGAAGAAAGAGTTCGAAGAGCATAACGAACTCGACTTCGCGATCCTGCTCCCCGAAGTCGGCCGTTTCCGTGCGAACTACTATAAGACGATGGGCGATATCGCCTGCGCCTTCCGTATCATTCCGATCGAGATCCCGAGCCTGGACGATCTCAACGCCAAGCCTATCTTCAAAAAAATCATTAAACGCGAAAAGGGGCTGATCCTCGTCACCGGCCCGACCGGTAGCGGTAAGTCCACCACCCTGGCCGCGATGCTCAACGAGATCAACGAAACGGAAAACCGCCACATTATCAGTGTCGAGGACCCGGTCGAATTCGTCCACCAGAACAAACAGTGTCTCTTCTCCCACCGTAACGTCGGGACCGATACCGCCAACTTCGCCAACGCGCTCAAATACGCGATGCGTGAGGACCCCGATGTCATCCTTGTCGGGGAGATGCGTGACAAGGAGACCATCGCCGCGGCGCTCACCGCCGCCGAGACCGGTCACCTCGTTTTCGGTACCCTGCACACCAACTCCGCGCCGCAGACGATCAACCGTATCATCGACGTTTTCAGCGGGGACGAGCAGCCGCAGATCCGCGCCCAGCTCTCCACGTCCATCATTGCCATTATCGCCCAGGCGCTGCTGCCGCGCCTCGGCGGCGGCCGTGTCGCTGCCCAGGAGCTGATGATCAACATCCCGGCGATCGCCAACCTGATCCGCGAAGACAAGGTCCACCAGCTCTACTCGCAGATGCAGCTCAACCAGCAGGAGACCGGCATGGTCACCCAGACACAGGAGCTCTTCGACCTGGTGCGCAAACGCGTCGTCTCCAAGCAGGACGCTATCCAGTGGTCCAACCGCCCCGACGAACTTATCAAGGCGCTCGACGCCGCCGCGCTCTAA
- a CDS encoding class II 3-deoxy-7-phosphoheptulonate synthase: MSNWSPSSWRSFPIKQQPTYPDQDHLKRVEAELRRYPPLVFAGEARNLKAQLAQVSDGKAFLLQGGDCAESFSEFHADNIRDTFKVMLQMAVVMSFASGLPVVKVGRMGGQFAKPRSSDMETVGDVTLPSYRGDIINSIEFTEAARIPDPERMIHAYHQAAPTLNLLRAFASGGMADLHQVHKWNLDFVKQTEMSEKYEAFAGQIEQSLRFMEACGVTSQSYRTLRETDYFTSHEALLLNYEEAFTRQDSLTGDWYDVSSHMLWIGDRTRQVDGAHVEFLRGVKNPLAFKAGPSMTTEDLLTLCDTLNPENEAGRINVIVRMGAGKVGDHLPELIRAVEREGKKVLWSCDPMHGNIIKSGNGYKTRRVDDILTEMKEFFQVHKSEGTYGGGVHLEMTGKNVTECLGGAFQITEEDLNSRYHTHCDPRLNADQSLELAFLIADTLKAARA, from the coding sequence ATGAGCAACTGGTCACCATCGAGCTGGAGAAGTTTTCCGATCAAGCAGCAACCGACATACCCCGATCAGGATCATCTGAAACGGGTTGAAGCCGAGCTTCGGCGTTATCCCCCGCTGGTGTTCGCGGGCGAAGCGCGCAATCTCAAGGCCCAGCTGGCTCAGGTCTCCGACGGTAAGGCATTCCTGCTCCAGGGCGGCGACTGCGCCGAGAGTTTCTCCGAGTTCCATGCCGATAATATCCGCGACACCTTCAAGGTGATGCTGCAAATGGCGGTTGTCATGAGCTTCGCCAGCGGCCTTCCGGTCGTCAAAGTGGGACGCATGGGCGGGCAGTTCGCCAAACCGCGCTCCTCGGACATGGAAACCGTCGGCGACGTCACGTTACCGAGCTACCGCGGCGATATCATCAACAGCATCGAGTTCACCGAGGCAGCGCGTATCCCGGACCCGGAGCGCATGATCCACGCCTATCACCAGGCGGCCCCGACGCTCAACCTGCTGCGCGCCTTCGCCTCGGGCGGGATGGCGGACCTGCACCAGGTGCACAAATGGAACCTTGATTTCGTCAAGCAGACGGAGATGTCCGAGAAGTACGAAGCCTTCGCGGGGCAGATCGAGCAGTCCCTGCGCTTTATGGAAGCGTGCGGCGTGACGTCGCAGAGCTACCGTACCCTGCGCGAAACGGACTACTTCACTTCCCATGAAGCGCTGCTGCTTAACTACGAAGAGGCCTTTACCCGCCAAGACTCCCTGACGGGCGACTGGTACGACGTCTCCTCGCACATGCTCTGGATCGGCGACCGTACCCGCCAGGTCGACGGCGCGCATGTGGAGTTCCTGCGCGGGGTTAAAAACCCGCTCGCCTTCAAGGCCGGTCCGTCCATGACGACCGAAGACCTGCTGACACTCTGCGATACGCTCAACCCGGAGAACGAAGCGGGACGTATCAACGTCATCGTGCGCATGGGAGCGGGCAAGGTCGGTGACCACCTGCCGGAGCTGATCCGTGCCGTCGAGCGCGAAGGCAAAAAGGTGCTCTGGAGCTGCGACCCGATGCACGGCAACATCATCAAGTCCGGCAACGGCTACAAGACCCGCCGCGTCGACGACATCCTCACCGAGATGAAAGAGTTCTTCCAGGTCCACAAATCCGAAGGGACCTACGGCGGCGGCGTTCATCTGGAGATGACGGGCAAGAACGTCACCGAGTGTCTCGGCGGGGCCTTCCAGATCACGGAAGAGGACCTCAACAGCCGTTACCACACCCACTGCGATCCGCGCCTCAACGCGGACCAGTCCCTCGAACTGGCGTTCCTCATCGCCGATACCCTCAAAGCAGCCCGCGCGTAA
- a CDS encoding CvpA family protein encodes MDFNYFDLVVSVIILLLGLKGILNGFFKELFGLIGIIGGIFVASRVSGEVGTFLNDNIFHFDSPSLVAFSGFLLTLALFWLVMVGLGHLFKRLGAASGLGALDRIAGFVFGSGKFFLIAAVIAYALNNVVTIRDNIKEPLEGSILFPILVETGSYIMHLDTESLKPEPAPANETNDTGISLEKAGEIIDTVKSQLKEKTQ; translated from the coding sequence ATGGATTTCAACTACTTCGACCTGGTCGTCTCCGTCATCATCCTGCTGCTTGGCCTCAAAGGCATTCTCAACGGCTTCTTCAAAGAGCTTTTCGGGCTGATCGGCATCATCGGCGGTATCTTTGTCGCTTCGCGTGTCAGCGGCGAGGTCGGCACCTTCCTCAACGACAATATTTTTCATTTCGACAGCCCGTCACTTGTTGCTTTTTCCGGCTTCCTCCTCACCCTCGCCCTCTTCTGGCTCGTCATGGTCGGTCTGGGGCACCTTTTCAAACGCCTGGGTGCCGCCAGCGGGCTGGGGGCGCTCGACCGCATCGCCGGCTTCGTTTTCGGGAGCGGGAAGTTTTTCCTGATCGCGGCCGTCATCGCCTACGCGCTCAACAACGTCGTCACGATACGCGACAACATCAAAGAACCCCTCGAGGGGAGCATCCTCTTCCCGATCCTCGTTGAGACGGGCAGCTATATCATGCACCTCGACACCGAGAGCCTGAAGCCCGAACCCGCCCCGGCAAACGAGACGAACGACACCGGGATCTCGCTTGAAAAGGCCGGCGAGATCATCGATACGGTAAAATCGCAGTTGAAGGAGAAGACGCAATGA
- a CDS encoding Fur family transcriptional regulator: MSHENDFTAKTIEYEQLLEDFKHLLKKNGLKFTIQREVILETLYNSDEHLTPEALHKKIQENYPDLKTGIATIYRTLGLLENEDIVTSLSFGAQGKKYELGAKEHHDHMICTECGSITEFVDAEIEKRQHAIADALGFLMKDHSMQIYGVCAECRKKLNI; this comes from the coding sequence ATGAGCCATGAAAACGACTTTACCGCGAAAACGATCGAGTACGAACAGCTCCTTGAGGACTTCAAACATCTGCTGAAAAAGAACGGCCTGAAGTTCACGATCCAGCGCGAAGTGATCCTCGAGACGCTCTACAACTCCGACGAACACCTGACCCCCGAAGCGCTCCACAAGAAGATCCAGGAGAACTATCCGGACCTCAAAACGGGGATCGCGACGATCTACCGCACCCTGGGGCTGCTGGAGAACGAGGATATCGTCACCTCCCTCTCCTTCGGCGCCCAGGGCAAAAAGTACGAACTGGGAGCCAAGGAGCACCACGATCATATGATCTGTACCGAGTGCGGCTCCATCACGGAGTTCGTCGACGCGGAGATCGAGAAGCGGCAGCACGCCATCGCCGACGCCCTTGGGTTCCTGATGAAGGACCACTCCATGCAGATCTACGGGGTCTGCGCCGAATGCCGGAAAAAATTAAACATCTAA
- the lysS gene encoding lysine--tRNA ligase: MSFFDNKYIQQRIEKAEALKAAGINPYANDSARNTTIDKFLNVNSDLAHSETKRDENRRYCVAGRIKFFRVMGKASFVKIEDESAMLQIYVTRDNLPEGFYNEVFKKQIEVGDIIEVEGFPFVTKQGELSLHVDALKLLTKAIAPLPEKFHGLTDKEMRYRQRYLDLIMNSEVRKTFKIRSQIISLTRRFFEDKGFLEVETPMMHPIAGGANAKPFVTHHNALGVDRYLRIAPELYLKRLIVGGFEAVFEINRNFRNEGMDATHNPEFTSIEFYWAFKTYKDLIALTKEYFEYLFDHLNLPTLLPYGELEVDFSKFTEIPLVDSLSQIGGVPEIIVHDKEKMLVYLRENGFDVSDTLNVGQLQGEMFDAFVEDKLINPTFITMYPVEISPLARRNDANPALTDRFELFIAGREIANAFSELNDPIDQLGRFEGQLEAKAGGDEEAHEMDEDFVRALSYGMAPTAGQGIGIDRLVMLLTNEHSIRDVLLFPAMKPLKHETNQSSDGDEEE; the protein is encoded by the coding sequence TTGTCTTTTTTTGACAACAAATATATCCAGCAACGTATCGAAAAAGCCGAAGCGCTCAAGGCGGCGGGCATCAACCCCTACGCCAACGACTCGGCCCGCAATACGACCATCGACAAATTCCTGAACGTCAACTCCGACCTGGCGCACAGCGAAACCAAACGCGACGAGAACCGCCGCTACTGCGTGGCGGGACGCATCAAGTTCTTCCGCGTCATGGGGAAGGCGAGCTTCGTCAAGATCGAAGACGAGAGTGCGATGCTGCAGATCTACGTCACCCGCGACAACCTGCCGGAGGGCTTCTACAACGAGGTCTTCAAAAAGCAGATCGAGGTCGGCGACATCATCGAGGTCGAGGGCTTCCCCTTCGTTACCAAACAGGGTGAGCTCTCCCTGCACGTTGACGCGCTCAAACTCCTGACCAAGGCAATCGCGCCGCTGCCGGAGAAGTTCCACGGCCTCACCGACAAAGAGATGCGCTACCGCCAGCGCTACCTCGACCTGATCATGAACAGCGAAGTGCGCAAGACCTTCAAGATCCGCAGCCAGATCATTTCGCTCACGCGCCGCTTCTTCGAGGACAAAGGTTTCCTCGAGGTCGAAACGCCGATGATGCACCCCATCGCCGGCGGCGCCAACGCCAAACCCTTCGTCACACACCACAACGCGCTGGGCGTCGACCGCTACCTGCGTATCGCCCCGGAGCTCTACCTCAAGCGCCTCATCGTCGGCGGTTTCGAGGCGGTCTTCGAGATCAACCGCAACTTCCGCAACGAAGGGATGGACGCGACGCACAACCCGGAGTTCACCTCCATCGAGTTCTACTGGGCCTTCAAGACCTACAAGGACCTCATTGCGCTGACGAAGGAGTACTTCGAGTACCTCTTCGACCATCTGAACCTGCCGACGCTGCTGCCCTACGGCGAGCTGGAAGTCGATTTCTCCAAGTTCACGGAGATCCCGCTTGTCGACTCGCTGAGCCAGATCGGCGGCGTACCGGAGATCATCGTCCACGACAAAGAGAAGATGCTCGTCTACCTGCGTGAAAACGGCTTTGATGTGAGCGACACTCTCAACGTCGGCCAGCTCCAGGGCGAGATGTTCGACGCCTTCGTCGAGGACAAACTGATCAACCCGACGTTTATCACCATGTACCCGGTCGAGATCTCCCCGCTGGCGCGCCGCAACGACGCGAACCCGGCGCTTACCGACCGTTTCGAACTCTTTATCGCGGGGCGCGAGATCGCCAACGCCTTCAGCGAGCTCAACGACCCCATCGACCAGCTCGGCCGTTTCGAGGGGCAGCTCGAAGCCAAAGCCGGCGGCGACGAAGAGGCACACGAGATGGACGAGGACTTTGTCCGCGCGCTCAGCTACGGGATGGCACCGACCGCCGGCCAGGGGATCGGCATCGACCGTCTCGTCATGCTGCTGACCAACGAGCACTCCATCCGCGACGTGCTCCTGTTCCCGGCGATGAAGCCGCTGAAACACGAAACCAATCAATCCAGCGATGGAGATGAGGAAGAGTAA
- a CDS encoding serine hydroxymethyltransferase, which translates to MSFLQEFDNEVYALCEKELERQTDHLEMIASENFTLPAVMEAMGSVFTNKYAEGYPQKRYYGGCEFADAVEQLAIDRACELFGCKFANVQPHAGSQANGAVYAALIKAGDKILGMDLSHGGHLTHGAKPSFSGKNYQSFTYGVELDGRINYERVMDIARIVQPKIIVCGASAYAREIDFKKFREIADEVGAILFADIAHIAGLVAAGEHPSPFPYADVVTTTTHKTLAGPRGGLIMTNDEDIAKKINSAIFPGLQGGPLVHVIAAKAVGFKYNLSEEWKAYAKQVKSNASVLADVIMKRGYKVVSDGTDNHLVLVSFLDRDFSGKDADAALGRAGITVNKNTVPGEFRSPFVTSGIRIGSPALTSRGMKEEQFEIIANRICDVLDDIENEAKQAEIKEELKALAQQFVIYSQPTY; encoded by the coding sequence ATGAGCTTTCTGCAAGAGTTTGACAACGAAGTCTATGCCCTGTGTGAAAAAGAGCTGGAGCGTCAGACCGACCACCTTGAGATGATCGCTTCCGAGAACTTTACCCTGCCGGCCGTCATGGAGGCGATGGGTTCCGTATTTACGAACAAATATGCCGAGGGTTACCCGCAAAAACGTTACTACGGCGGTTGTGAATTCGCTGACGCCGTCGAACAGCTGGCCATCGACCGCGCCTGCGAACTCTTCGGCTGCAAGTTTGCCAACGTCCAGCCCCACGCCGGTTCCCAGGCCAACGGTGCCGTCTACGCCGCGCTGATCAAAGCCGGCGACAAGATTCTCGGGATGGACCTGAGCCACGGCGGTCACCTGACCCACGGCGCGAAGCCGAGCTTCTCTGGCAAGAACTACCAGAGCTTCACTTACGGTGTCGAACTCGACGGCCGCATCAACTACGAGCGCGTCATGGACATCGCGCGCATCGTCCAGCCGAAGATCATCGTCTGCGGTGCTTCAGCATACGCCCGTGAGATCGACTTCAAGAAATTCCGTGAGATCGCCGACGAAGTCGGTGCGATCCTCTTCGCGGACATCGCCCACATTGCCGGCCTTGTTGCCGCCGGTGAGCACCCGAGCCCGTTCCCGTACGCGGACGTTGTCACGACAACGACGCACAAGACCCTCGCCGGCCCGCGCGGCGGTCTCATCATGACTAACGACGAAGATATTGCGAAGAAGATCAACTCCGCGATCTTCCCGGGCCTGCAGGGCGGACCGCTGGTCCACGTCATCGCCGCCAAAGCCGTCGGTTTCAAATACAACCTCTCCGAGGAGTGGAAAGCCTACGCGAAACAGGTCAAGTCCAATGCAAGCGTCCTCGCCGACGTCATCATGAAACGCGGCTACAAGGTCGTCAGCGACGGTACGGATAACCACCTCGTCCTCGTCTCCTTCCTCGACCGCGACTTCAGCGGTAAAGACGCCGACGCGGCACTGGGGCGTGCGGGCATCACCGTTAACAAAAACACCGTCCCGGGCGAGTTCCGCTCACCCTTTGTCACTTCCGGTATCCGTATCGGTTCCCCGGCGCTGACATCCCGCGGCATGAAAGAGGAGCAGTTCGAGATCATCGCCAACCGCATCTGCGACGTCCTCGACGATATCGAGAACGAAGCCAAGCAGGCCGAGATCAAAGAAGAGCTCAAAGCCCTCGCCCAACAGTTCGTCATCTACTCCCAGCCGACGTATTGA
- a CDS encoding DUF1882 domain-containing protein: MDREARFFEGIVRNHYWQKMPEVAEQIPFGNRTFFSKYKHIDAPLSDALINAHRAGQLTLAHPLVDDDGNVPFIVIDYNGDAAKHFYHHAGKVLAALGYGELITFQSATPQHLHLYIPCGNALQQAVEMGKIISQKLEEKMNRQWRVFPTDTLPDAYNIINLPYALFTPGGSKGAQHA; encoded by the coding sequence ATGGACAGAGAGGCCCGTTTTTTCGAAGGGATCGTGCGAAACCACTACTGGCAGAAGATGCCGGAGGTGGCCGAGCAGATCCCCTTCGGGAATCGCACCTTCTTTTCAAAATACAAACACATTGACGCCCCGCTGAGCGATGCGCTGATCAACGCGCACCGCGCCGGGCAGCTCACCCTGGCCCATCCCCTTGTCGACGATGACGGTAACGTCCCTTTTATCGTGATCGACTACAACGGCGATGCGGCAAAGCACTTCTACCACCATGCGGGAAAAGTCCTTGCCGCCCTGGGCTACGGGGAGCTGATCACCTTTCAGTCGGCCACTCCCCAGCACCTGCACCTTTACATTCCCTGCGGCAACGCTTTACAACAGGCCGTTGAAATGGGTAAAATCATTTCCCAAAAACTGGAAGAGAAAATGAACCGGCAATGGCGGGTCTTCCCGACCGATACCCTGCCCGACGCCTACAACATCATCAATCTTCCCTACGCCCTGTTTACACCCGGCGGCAGCAAAGGAGCCCAGCATGCCTGA
- a CDS encoding SPOR domain-containing protein: MPDEHHNELNDIILNRSARDGTRKKMLIGVGTLVVVAIVIIVIMGRMSGSSPVQVAHPEVVSQPVEEPVTPPESVNATAETAEVPEPATLPAAVNEPAAAPDVANPVPIEQSDIIVIDETEPEVAPQPKPAPAPVATPKPTPTPTPTVAGHPAPGDIYIQVGSFSRYKPNRTFLDNIKRSGFEYTFHRVVINGAAVNKVLVGPFKSRSDAKARLQDVRRKIESGAFIYTIKP; this comes from the coding sequence ATGCCTGACGAACACCACAACGAACTCAACGATATCATCCTCAACCGGAGCGCGCGGGACGGTACCCGTAAGAAGATGCTTATCGGAGTCGGTACGCTGGTGGTCGTCGCCATCGTCATCATTGTCATCATGGGGCGCATGAGCGGTTCCTCGCCCGTGCAGGTGGCCCACCCCGAAGTTGTCTCCCAGCCCGTTGAGGAACCGGTAACACCTCCGGAATCCGTCAACGCAACGGCCGAAACAGCCGAGGTGCCTGAACCGGCCACACTCCCGGCAGCCGTCAACGAACCGGCCGCCGCCCCCGACGTTGCCAATCCGGTGCCGATCGAACAAAGCGACATCATCGTCATCGACGAAACGGAACCCGAAGTCGCACCGCAGCCGAAACCGGCGCCCGCACCGGTCGCAACGCCCAAACCGACCCCGACGCCTACACCGACAGTCGCCGGCCATCCGGCACCGGGCGACATCTATATCCAGGTCGGATCGTTCAGCCGTTACAAGCCCAACCGCACCTTCCTGGACAACATCAAGCGCAGCGGCTTTGAGTACACCTTTCACCGCGTCGTCATCAACGGCGCTGCGGTCAACAAGGTTCTCGTCGGTCCGTTCAAAAGCCGCAGCGACGCCAAGGCGCGTCTGCAGGACGTCCGCCGCAAGATCGAGTCCGGCGCGTTTATCTATACCATCAAACCGTAA
- a CDS encoding anthranilate synthase component I family protein produces the protein MFHHTQFMLDQFAPIALYQKLKNAFADEITFLFESAGSSGGKNSIILIGARERLQYREGETRYTNGAGETDVSATSPFDFLKSYYAAIDTAPYKAVCKSLDIGYADGFIGYIGYDMVKVFEPVLKSYMEKLDDPMQVPDLDLILPKLVVVYSHQNHKVTLLTTLDAMAERFGTLEAEIKGEYDYTPLVPMHNDEGGSFAFTKERFFEMVADSKEMIKSGDVFQILMTNRYTRKANVDPFSFYRILRTKNPSPYMFLMEYEDFAIVGSSPEVMVRLQENELLLRPIAGTRKRGDTKERDRELEEELLADPKELAEHLMLIDLGRNDIGRVAKTGTVKVEDMMHIERYSHVMHIVSDVTAELRDDKDMFDLFMATFTAGTMTGAPKIRAMELIAQFEGLKRGFYSGAIGYFGFDGNMDSAITIRTSLVKPGEVILQAGAGIVADSQPELEYLEVQNKLGALMSSLEDLKF, from the coding sequence ATGTTCCACCATACCCAGTTTATGCTCGATCAGTTCGCACCGATCGCGCTCTACCAGAAACTCAAAAACGCCTTCGCGGACGAGATCACCTTCCTGTTCGAGAGTGCCGGAAGCAGCGGCGGCAAGAACAGCATCATCCTGATCGGCGCGCGCGAGCGGCTGCAGTACCGCGAGGGCGAGACCCGCTACACGAACGGCGCGGGCGAAACCGACGTGTCGGCGACCTCCCCCTTTGATTTTCTCAAATCCTACTATGCCGCAATAGACACCGCCCCGTACAAGGCAGTCTGCAAGAGCCTCGACATCGGCTACGCCGACGGCTTTATCGGTTACATCGGCTACGACATGGTCAAGGTGTTCGAACCGGTACTGAAAAGCTACATGGAGAAGCTCGACGACCCGATGCAGGTACCCGACCTCGACCTGATCCTGCCCAAGCTCGTCGTCGTCTACTCCCACCAGAACCACAAGGTCACCCTGCTGACGACCCTGGATGCGATGGCGGAGCGCTTCGGCACCCTCGAGGCCGAGATCAAGGGCGAGTACGACTACACGCCGCTCGTACCGATGCATAACGACGAAGGGGGCAGTTTCGCCTTTACGAAGGAGCGCTTCTTCGAGATGGTGGCGGACTCCAAGGAGATGATCAAGAGCGGCGACGTCTTCCAGATCCTGATGACGAACCGCTACACCCGTAAAGCGAATGTGGACCCCTTCAGCTTCTACCGCATCCTCCGCACCAAGAACCCTTCGCCCTATATGTTCCTGATGGAGTACGAGGATTTCGCCATCGTCGGAAGCTCACCGGAGGTCATGGTGCGCCTGCAGGAGAACGAACTGCTGCTGCGCCCCATCGCGGGTACCCGCAAACGCGGTGACACCAAAGAGCGCGACCGTGAACTCGAAGAGGAGCTGCTGGCAGACCCCAAAGAGCTGGCCGAGCACCTGATGCTCATCGACCTGGGACGCAACGACATCGGCCGTGTTGCCAAGACGGGGACAGTCAAGGTCGAGGACATGATGCACATCGAGCGCTACTCCCACGTCATGCACATCGTCAGCGACGTCACGGCCGAACTGCGCGACGACAAAGATATGTTCGACCTCTTTATGGCGACCTTCACCGCCGGGACCATGACCGGGGCGCCGAAGATCCGCGCGATGGAGCTCATTGCACAGTTCGAAGGGCTCAAGCGCGGCTTCTACAGCGGCGCCATCGGCTACTTCGGCTTTGACGGGAACATGGATAGCGCCATCACGATCCGTACCTCCCTCGTCAAACCGGGCGAGGTGATCCTTCAGGCGGGCGCAGGCATCGTCGCCGACTCCCAGCCCGAACTCGAATACCTCGAAGTCCAGAACAAACTGGGCGCGCTGATGAGCTCCCTGGAGGACCTGAAGTTTTGA
- a CDS encoding shikimate dehydrogenase, producing MTPSLFAIFGDPVHHSRSPLMHNHVFKRLGFPGCYTRVHLTDGTKLRKTFFDLGLRGANITVPHKEAAFNACDEIRGFAREVGVVNTIINENGKLIGYNTDADGFLFAIRNFDNVNDVLILGAGGTARALASRLRQEGKSVHVLNRSAGRLAPFADDGFATMTWDDFTPRGYDLVVNTTSAGLEDDSLPAPEALLLPLLQQSRYGADAIYGKVTPFLALCADNGLSAIDGAEMLLGQGVLANRLFTEERYSAESIEEVMRESFDF from the coding sequence TTGACCCCCTCCCTCTTCGCCATCTTCGGCGATCCCGTCCACCACTCCCGCTCACCGCTGATGCACAACCACGTCTTCAAACGCCTGGGGTTCCCCGGCTGCTACACGCGGGTACACCTTACCGACGGCACCAAGCTGCGCAAAACCTTCTTTGACCTTGGGCTTCGGGGCGCAAACATCACCGTGCCCCACAAAGAGGCCGCCTTCAACGCCTGCGACGAGATCCGCGGTTTCGCCCGGGAGGTCGGCGTCGTCAATACGATCATCAACGAAAACGGGAAACTCATCGGCTACAACACCGATGCCGACGGTTTCCTCTTCGCCATCCGCAACTTCGACAATGTCAACGACGTGCTGATCCTCGGCGCGGGCGGCACGGCCCGCGCGCTGGCCTCGCGGCTGCGACAGGAGGGCAAGAGCGTCCATGTGCTCAACCGCTCCGCCGGACGCCTCGCCCCCTTTGCCGACGACGGCTTCGCGACGATGACCTGGGACGATTTCACCCCCAGAGGCTACGACCTCGTCGTCAACACGACCTCGGCCGGGCTCGAAGACGACAGCCTCCCCGCCCCCGAAGCCCTGCTGCTCCCGCTGCTGCAGCAGAGCCGCTACGGGGCCGACGCCATCTACGGCAAGGTAACGCCCTTCCTGGCGCTTTGCGCCGATAACGGCCTCAGTGCCATCGACGGCGCCGAGATGCTCCTGGGCCAGGGGGTCCTGGCCAACCGCCTCTTCACCGAAGAGCGCTACAGTGCCGAGTCCATCGAAGAGGTAATGCGTGAAAGTTTTGACTTCTAA